One window of Thermocoleostomius sinensis A174 genomic DNA carries:
- a CDS encoding DUF3352 domain-containing protein, translated as MKTRSFVSILVAIFLVLLLIGGVGAYWLAANHPNRALQAERTSHATQFVSRQSPLVVSLLVNPDRLAASGLAKTPPGQRQQWLGQWRQFRQTLLEQTGLNYRRDIQPWLGNELTFAVTTTDFDRDLSNGRQTGYLIAAAIHRPEQAERSIQAFWQRQATTGADLVFEPYAGVTLIHANDGTTTTPDSEQSLTTAMIGDQFVLFANSPKVLRDAINNLQVPELSLGNSESYQQAIDRLTNPRIGMVYVHFPQLASWLEDTTISDPTIANLSPTFDSLVMDVQLTSQGLLADALLLTAPGQTIEVSRPQLSEPVPALQYIPATSPLVVAGKNLAQLWQQLDTGLAGSLQTQFRKPLQTLAQRWQVQPEEIFALVPGEYALSWLNQDAESLDWVIVTERSDATIASLAHLDDLAQNRGDSVSTFTIADQPVTAWTKLSTISVNSGRSSRSSVKLEAEVEGVHTTVGNYEVIATSLDAMTQAIDPSQPTMLSAGAFQQAIAPLPTPNSGYLYLDKTVVKHLERSTNLRSILKPLRPFLEPVQSVTISGYGGSRDALHSIVFLKL; from the coding sequence ATGAAGACTCGATCGTTTGTCTCTATTCTCGTTGCTATCTTCCTCGTGCTCCTGCTGATTGGTGGTGTTGGAGCCTATTGGTTAGCGGCTAATCATCCCAATCGAGCGCTGCAAGCGGAACGGACCAGTCACGCCACGCAGTTTGTGTCACGGCAATCTCCACTGGTGGTATCGCTGCTGGTAAATCCCGATCGGTTAGCAGCATCCGGTTTAGCGAAAACCCCACCGGGGCAACGACAGCAATGGTTGGGACAGTGGCGACAGTTTCGGCAAACGTTGTTAGAGCAAACCGGATTAAACTACCGCCGTGATATCCAGCCCTGGTTGGGGAATGAACTCACCTTTGCTGTCACAACTACCGATTTCGATCGGGATCTCAGCAATGGTCGGCAAACTGGATATTTAATTGCCGCAGCGATTCACCGTCCGGAGCAAGCTGAACGATCGATCCAAGCCTTCTGGCAGCGACAAGCCACCACAGGCGCAGATTTGGTGTTTGAACCCTATGCGGGCGTCACCCTGATTCATGCCAATGACGGCACGACGACAACTCCCGATTCTGAACAAAGCTTGACAACTGCCATGATTGGCGATCAGTTCGTCCTGTTTGCTAATTCTCCCAAAGTGCTGCGGGATGCCATCAATAATCTGCAAGTGCCAGAACTGAGCTTAGGCAACAGCGAATCCTATCAACAGGCAATCGACCGCTTAACCAATCCACGCATTGGTATGGTGTATGTTCATTTTCCTCAACTTGCAAGCTGGTTAGAAGACACCACTATTTCTGACCCAACAATCGCCAACCTTTCTCCTACGTTTGACAGTTTGGTGATGGACGTGCAGCTTACCTCCCAGGGACTGTTGGCAGATGCGCTGCTATTGACCGCACCTGGACAAACGATCGAAGTCAGCCGACCTCAGTTGTCTGAACCGGTACCAGCCTTGCAATATATTCCAGCCACAAGTCCGCTAGTGGTAGCAGGCAAAAACTTGGCACAACTTTGGCAGCAATTGGACACAGGTCTAGCAGGCTCTCTGCAAACCCAGTTTCGTAAACCTCTACAAACTTTGGCACAGCGCTGGCAAGTGCAACCGGAAGAGATTTTTGCGCTGGTTCCCGGCGAATATGCTCTCAGTTGGCTTAACCAGGACGCTGAATCTTTAGATTGGGTGATTGTCACCGAACGATCGGACGCAACGATTGCTAGCCTGGCCCACCTAGATGATCTGGCGCAAAATCGAGGCGACAGCGTCAGCACGTTTACCATTGCTGACCAACCTGTGACGGCTTGGACAAAACTTTCCACCATTTCAGTCAATTCTGGGCGATCGTCGCGCTCCTCGGTGAAGCTGGAAGCCGAAGTCGAGGGCGTTCACACCACGGTGGGCAATTATGAAGTCATCGCCACCTCACTCGATGCTATGACCCAAGCGATCGATCCATCGCAACCCACGATGCTTTCAGCGGGCGCCTTTCAACAGGCCATTGCACCACTACCAACGCCGAACAGCGGTTACCTATACCTAGATAAAACCGTAGTAAAACACCTAGAGCGCTCTACCAATCTGCGATCGATTCTTAAACCACTGCGCCCCTTCTTAGAACCAGTGCAATCTGTAACAATCAGTGGTTATGGCGGCAGTCGCGATGCGCTCCACAGTATTGTTTTTCTGAAGCTATAG
- the dnaN gene encoding DNA polymerase III subunit beta, whose protein sequence is MKLICNQTELNTHLSLVSRAVPSRPTHPVLANVLLIADSDTQQIRLTGFDLSLGVQTSFQAHVEQGGTLTLPAKLFGDIVSRLPDGELTLDEDEDDAMVTLTCATGRYQVRGMGASDYPELPSIEEGDVVHLPNDAVIEGLRGSLFAASSDETKQVLTGVHITVEAESLEFAATDGHRLAVVQTFNAESGADEASGIYIPETIAPFNMTVPAKALRELERMLQMNAAEESVAVRFDQGQLVFEWQNQRLTSRLLEGQYPNYRQLIPRQFSRQMTINRRLFLAALERIAVLADQKNSIVKLNLDAVRQEVVLSVDAQDVGSGREAVPAQISGEDLEIAFNVKYLLEGLKVFNTVDVQMQFNTSTSPAILSPLGGMKMTYLVMPVQIRAT, encoded by the coding sequence ATGAAACTTATCTGCAACCAAACTGAACTGAACACTCATCTTTCGCTTGTAAGCCGTGCTGTACCATCGCGTCCAACTCATCCAGTTTTGGCAAACGTGTTGCTCATTGCTGACTCAGACACACAACAAATTCGTTTAACCGGGTTTGATCTAAGTTTGGGAGTGCAAACAAGTTTTCAGGCTCATGTTGAACAAGGTGGAACCCTGACCTTGCCTGCAAAGCTATTTGGAGATATCGTTTCTCGTCTGCCCGATGGTGAACTGACCCTAGATGAAGATGAGGATGACGCGATGGTGACGTTGACCTGTGCGACGGGTCGGTATCAGGTACGGGGGATGGGAGCATCTGACTATCCAGAGTTGCCGTCGATCGAAGAGGGTGACGTGGTTCATTTACCCAATGATGCTGTCATTGAAGGGTTGAGAGGATCATTATTTGCAGCAAGTTCGGATGAAACGAAACAGGTGTTGACTGGGGTACACATTACGGTAGAAGCAGAAAGTTTAGAATTTGCTGCTACGGACGGTCACCGGCTGGCTGTTGTCCAAACCTTCAACGCAGAATCCGGTGCAGATGAGGCTTCTGGCATTTATATTCCGGAGACGATAGCGCCCTTCAACATGACGGTTCCTGCAAAAGCGCTACGAGAGTTAGAACGAATGTTGCAAATGAATGCGGCAGAGGAATCGGTGGCGGTACGTTTTGATCAAGGACAACTCGTGTTTGAGTGGCAGAATCAACGATTAACCAGTCGGCTGCTAGAAGGACAATATCCCAACTATCGTCAACTGATTCCGCGCCAGTTTTCTCGGCAAATGACGATCAATCGGCGATTATTTCTAGCGGCTCTAGAACGGATTGCAGTACTCGCCGACCAGAAAAACAGTATTGTAAAACTGAACCTTGATGCGGTTAGACAGGAAGTGGTCTTGTCGGTGGATGCACAGGATGTTGGCAGCGGTCGTGAAGCTGTGCCAGCCCAAATTTCGGGGGAGGATTTGGAGATCGCGTTCAATGTTAAATATTTGCTAGAAGGACTAAAAGTATTCAATACGGTGGATGTGCAGATGCAATTCAATACGTCAACTAGTCCAGCTATTCTGAGTCCGTTAGGTGGTATGAAAATGACTTATTTGGTCATGCCTGTGCAAATTAGGGCTACCTAA
- a CDS encoding DUF1902 domain-containing protein codes for MEQDTYQIDAFWDAEAAVWVATSEDVPGLATEADTIEALSQKLRQIIPDLLLLNHVISADYAGTIAIQLTSHRQELIKVA; via the coding sequence ATGGAACAGGACACTTATCAAATTGATGCCTTTTGGGATGCAGAAGCCGCCGTCTGGGTGGCAACCAGTGAAGATGTACCGGGATTAGCCACTGAAGCGGATACGATCGAGGCACTGAGTCAAAAGCTACGACAGATCATCCCCGATCTACTGCTCCTCAACCATGTCATTTCTGCCGATTATGCAGGGACGATTGCTATTCAACTTACCAGCCATCGGCAAGAACTAATCAAGGTTGCTTGA
- a CDS encoding sensor histidine kinase — protein MVDRVVSVYKWYLPTLSEIMTLAEPDQEPGFGFPAQQQVTAEGQWSGAVAALNQLLQRTIAAERLASDISANSSAHLSAQGVTRTSRNGARADSTSTGQAVAGTTKIKPLDGVLLSGPFPVLNPSELTDRLAAWMFTVAAPGDIVQLLPAADPDLSSRYAKVLTLPLLPRDPVAAEQFCLVLTHDFSLAMVLGEQDAGKPAFQFSFDPEVVWQVWRSLEARIKLAAPHMLPMLSRVVQQFPPVTPDYRLVTQFSRLLLANLPQVSELETEALAHNSRLGQELVGQELGAQVGKAFIPTTESEVTVSKPPHRTKTSGAKSKSHRAKRTVAESTRAPDEKAPAPQPSSDAELLKAIAHEVRTPLTTIRTLTRLLLRRKDLNPDVIKRLEVIDRECTEQIDRFSLFFRAVELETTNTQTLINSLAPISLDQVLQQNIPRWQQQASQHNHTLDIVLPQKMPLVVTDPTMLDQALTGLIDRITHSLPPGSHIQVQVSLAGHQLKLQLESHPESNSALGDGSGKGSGSKFGFTPTLKSLGQLLMFQPETGSISLNLTATKNLFQALGGKLIVRQRPEQGEVMTIFLPLDSRRD, from the coding sequence ATGGTCGATCGGGTGGTTTCTGTGTACAAGTGGTATTTGCCAACCTTAAGTGAAATCATGACTTTGGCGGAGCCAGATCAAGAACCGGGGTTTGGCTTTCCCGCTCAACAACAGGTGACGGCGGAAGGGCAATGGTCTGGTGCGGTTGCAGCCTTGAATCAATTATTGCAGCGGACAATTGCAGCAGAGCGCCTAGCGTCAGATATCTCTGCCAATTCGTCTGCCCATCTATCTGCGCAGGGAGTGACTCGTACTAGCCGAAATGGCGCACGCGCCGACTCCACTTCTACCGGACAAGCCGTTGCTGGAACCACTAAAATCAAGCCCCTAGACGGTGTATTACTATCGGGACCGTTCCCCGTTCTGAATCCATCTGAATTAACCGATCGCTTAGCTGCTTGGATGTTTACGGTCGCTGCACCCGGTGATATTGTGCAACTGCTGCCTGCTGCTGATCCTGATTTGTCATCCCGTTATGCCAAGGTACTGACGTTGCCGCTGTTGCCACGAGATCCAGTCGCTGCTGAACAGTTTTGCTTGGTCTTGACGCACGATTTTAGCTTAGCTATGGTGCTAGGAGAACAGGACGCCGGCAAACCTGCATTTCAGTTTTCCTTTGATCCGGAAGTGGTGTGGCAAGTTTGGCGATCGTTGGAAGCCAGGATTAAGTTAGCGGCTCCTCACATGCTGCCAATGTTGTCGCGGGTAGTGCAGCAATTTCCGCCCGTTACGCCCGACTATCGCCTGGTTACGCAATTTAGTCGCTTACTGTTAGCCAATTTGCCGCAGGTGTCGGAATTAGAAACAGAGGCACTTGCTCATAATAGCCGTCTTGGCCAAGAGCTAGTGGGTCAAGAGTTGGGGGCACAAGTTGGTAAGGCATTTATCCCCACGACTGAATCGGAAGTGACGGTCTCTAAACCTCCCCATCGGACAAAAACGTCTGGAGCAAAAAGTAAAAGCCATCGCGCTAAACGAACGGTTGCAGAATCGACTCGCGCTCCGGATGAGAAAGCACCCGCTCCACAACCAAGCTCCGATGCAGAATTGCTGAAGGCGATCGCCCACGAAGTACGCACCCCCTTAACGACGATTCGGACGCTGACGCGGTTGCTGTTGCGGCGCAAGGACTTGAACCCGGATGTAATCAAGCGCTTGGAAGTGATTGATCGCGAGTGTACTGAGCAAATCGATCGCTTCAGTTTATTCTTCCGGGCTGTGGAGTTGGAAACGACGAATACGCAAACCTTAATCAATTCGTTGGCTCCCATTTCCCTCGATCAGGTTTTGCAGCAGAATATTCCTCGCTGGCAGCAGCAGGCCAGTCAGCATAACCATACGCTGGACATCGTCTTACCACAGAAAATGCCGTTGGTGGTGACAGACCCCACCATGCTCGATCAAGCCTTGACGGGTCTGATCGATCGCATTACTCACAGTCTGCCACCCGGTAGCCATATTCAAGTTCAGGTATCCTTGGCGGGTCATCAACTCAAGTTGCAGTTAGAATCTCATCCTGAGTCAAATTCGGCGCTCGGGGATGGCTCTGGCAAAGGCAGCGGTTCAAAGTTTGGCTTCACCCCTACCTTGAAATCATTGGGGCAACTGCTGATGTTCCAACCAGAAACAGGAAGCATTAGCCTAAATTTGACGGCGACCAAGAATCTGTTTCAGGCGTTGGGCGGTAAGTTGATTGTGCGCCAGCGACCCGAGCAGGGCGAAGTAATGACGATCTTTCTGCCCTTAGACAGCCGCAGAGATTAG
- the rppA gene encoding two-component system response regulator RppA: MHILLVDDEPELTDPLSRILRREGYQVEIAHDGAEGSRLATEGQYDLLILDWMLPHRSGLEICQQLRSHGDSTPVLFLTAKDTIDDRVSGLDAGADDYIVKPFELRELLARVRALLRRPSTIEPLAAQRLQVDDLELDLSSQVAYRRGRSIELSDKESRLLAFFMRHPNQLLTHDQIHQQLWDDDEKPSSNALAAQVRLLRRKIEVGDEPTLIHSVYGKGYRFGVSAGYSNE; this comes from the coding sequence ATGCACATTCTGTTGGTTGACGATGAACCCGAATTGACAGACCCCCTCAGCCGCATTTTGCGACGGGAAGGCTATCAGGTGGAAATTGCCCACGATGGAGCCGAAGGCAGTCGCTTGGCCACGGAAGGGCAGTACGATCTCCTAATTCTAGATTGGATGCTGCCGCATCGATCGGGTCTAGAAATTTGTCAGCAGTTACGCTCCCACGGTGATAGTACGCCAGTGTTGTTTCTAACCGCTAAAGACACCATCGACGATCGGGTCAGCGGGCTAGATGCCGGAGCCGATGATTACATTGTCAAACCGTTTGAGTTGCGCGAACTGTTGGCCCGGGTGCGAGCGTTGCTGAGACGTCCTTCCACGATCGAGCCGTTAGCTGCACAGCGCTTGCAAGTGGATGATCTAGAACTTGATTTGTCTAGCCAAGTGGCCTATCGACGAGGGCGATCGATTGAGCTATCGGACAAAGAAAGTCGGCTATTAGCTTTCTTTATGCGTCATCCCAATCAACTACTCACGCATGATCAAATTCATCAACAGCTTTGGGATGACGATGAAAAACCGAGCAGCAATGCGTTGGCCGCTCAGGTGCGATTATTGCGACGCAAAATTGAGGTAGGCGATGAACCCACCCTCATTCACAGTGTGTATGGTAAGGGCTATCGGTTTGGGGTCTCTGCTGGATATAGCAACGAATAA
- a CDS encoding Hsp20/alpha crystallin family protein, whose translation MIVRYWQPWREMESLSRQIDQIFDELIGTTTPEPVWSPAIELKDAGDTLVLRVQLPGIDVNALDVQVAKQGVSISGEQHREQKTEEKGYFKSEFHYGKFRRVVPLPIAVENDNVQAEYKDGILTLTLPKVTEVRNKVVKINLTESQPVAEMTGTDETTQPIEDAWADPSHS comes from the coding sequence ATGATTGTTCGTTACTGGCAACCCTGGCGTGAAATGGAATCCTTAAGCCGTCAAATTGATCAAATTTTTGATGAGTTAATCGGTACAACAACTCCTGAACCGGTATGGTCTCCAGCTATTGAATTGAAAGATGCAGGTGATACGCTGGTACTGCGGGTGCAATTACCTGGAATTGATGTCAATGCACTGGATGTTCAAGTTGCTAAGCAAGGAGTTTCAATTTCAGGTGAACAGCATCGCGAACAAAAAACAGAAGAGAAGGGTTACTTCAAATCTGAATTTCACTATGGTAAATTCCGTCGCGTTGTTCCACTTCCCATTGCAGTTGAGAACGACAACGTGCAAGCGGAATATAAAGATGGCATCCTAACGTTGACCTTGCCAAAAGTGACGGAAGTTCGCAATAAAGTTGTGAAAATTAACCTGACAGAGAGCCAACCTGTGGCTGAAATGACGGGTACTGATGAGACCACTCAACCGATCGAAGATGCTTGGGCAGACCCTAGCCACAGCTAG
- a CDS encoding queuosine precursor transporter — translation MTKSFKHLDTITVLFVTVLLISNVTSTKIVALGPLTFDGGTILFPLSYIFGDILTEVYGYARSRKVIWLGFFAALLMSVTFIVVGALPPAPDWTYQTAYEQILGLTPRIVVASLIAYFAGEFANSFTLAKLKLVTRGRYLWTRTIGSTLIGQVIDTALFILIAFTGVVPNALLLTLIISNYLFKCGVEVLFTPMTYWITGWLKQQEREDYYDTHTNFNPFHIFDRESSV, via the coding sequence ATGACTAAATCCTTCAAGCATCTGGACACCATCACCGTATTGTTTGTGACGGTACTACTGATCTCCAACGTAACATCTACCAAGATTGTGGCGCTGGGGCCGCTGACGTTCGATGGTGGCACAATTCTGTTTCCACTTAGCTACATTTTTGGCGACATTCTCACCGAAGTCTACGGTTATGCTCGATCGCGTAAGGTGATTTGGCTAGGATTTTTTGCCGCCCTGTTGATGTCAGTCACGTTTATTGTTGTGGGGGCACTGCCGCCTGCACCAGATTGGACTTATCAAACCGCTTACGAGCAAATTCTGGGGCTGACACCTCGCATTGTTGTGGCAAGTTTGATTGCGTATTTTGCTGGAGAGTTTGCCAATTCGTTTACGCTGGCGAAATTGAAGCTTGTCACACGCGGCCGGTATTTGTGGACACGCACGATCGGCTCAACGCTGATTGGACAAGTGATTGACACTGCTCTGTTTATCTTAATTGCCTTTACGGGTGTAGTTCCCAACGCACTGCTGCTGACGCTGATCATCTCAAATTATTTGTTTAAGTGCGGTGTGGAAGTGCTGTTTACTCCGATGACTTACTGGATTACCGGTTGGTTGAAGCAGCAAGAACGGGAAGATTATTACGACACCCACACAAACTTCAACCCCTTTCACATTTTCGATCGAGAATCATCGGTGTAG
- the mutL gene encoding DNA mismatch repair endonuclease MutL, translated as MASNRQSDQQPSHTTAIQTLPTEVIHLMAAGEVIDSLAAVVRELAENALDAKATRIVVSVWLDQWRVRVVDNGVGIPLDDLHQAAVSHSTSKIRSSQDLWHVHSLGFRGEALHSLAQLADLEICSRCIDADGWHVKYSAEGEVEAIETVAIAPGTVVTVSDLFGHWTARRQTPPPTQQLRLIQSTIHHLALCHPQVTWQVQQGDRNWFSIGSGTTAQQILPQILRDVQPSDLQRVQVPLMQSSNSNAARALDLLMGLPDRCHRHRLDWVKVAINGRMVKCPELEQCIVSAFRHTLPRDRYPLCFVHLQVPPSEIDWNRHPAKAEIYLRSMSDWQQAIVEAIDQALRLGSVTLPDSAYATRVGHLIETADRKVTEGAGQYRASSSKPPKPDTDALSDSLASSLPPASLKAVAQVHNMYILAEHPAGVWLVEQHIAHERVLYEQLCQRWELVALDPPLILHQLSAAQLEQLQRLGISVEPFGEQLWAVRSAPEPLAPRSDCADALLELSLGGNLDAALVATACRTAIRNGTPLSLSDMQDLLDRWQQTRHPRTCPHGRPIYLPLAETSLSRFFRRHWVIGKSHGI; from the coding sequence ATGGCTTCTAACCGTCAATCTGACCAGCAACCGAGTCATACAACAGCCATTCAAACGCTGCCGACTGAAGTCATTCACTTGATGGCGGCTGGAGAAGTGATTGACTCTTTGGCAGCGGTGGTGCGCGAATTAGCCGAAAATGCCTTAGACGCCAAGGCGACACGAATTGTCGTTTCGGTTTGGTTAGACCAATGGCGCGTGCGAGTGGTAGATAACGGCGTAGGTATTCCCCTAGACGATTTGCACCAAGCGGCTGTTTCTCACAGCACCAGCAAAATTCGATCGAGCCAAGATCTGTGGCACGTTCACAGTTTGGGGTTCCGGGGCGAAGCGCTACACAGCCTAGCGCAATTGGCGGATTTGGAGATTTGCAGCCGTTGTATTGATGCAGACGGTTGGCACGTCAAGTATAGTGCTGAGGGTGAAGTTGAGGCGATCGAAACGGTGGCCATTGCCCCTGGAACGGTTGTCACGGTCTCGGATTTGTTTGGTCACTGGACAGCCCGCCGCCAGACACCGCCGCCTACCCAACAATTGCGGTTGATTCAATCAACAATTCATCATTTAGCCCTTTGCCATCCGCAAGTGACTTGGCAGGTGCAGCAGGGCGATCGCAACTGGTTTTCCATTGGGTCTGGGACCACGGCTCAGCAAATCTTGCCGCAGATTTTGCGAGATGTGCAGCCCAGCGATCTGCAACGGGTGCAAGTGCCGCTAATGCAATCGAGTAATTCCAATGCAGCTAGGGCGCTTGATTTATTGATGGGATTGCCCGATCGCTGTCATCGTCATCGCCTGGATTGGGTCAAAGTGGCGATCAATGGGCGCATGGTCAAATGCCCAGAACTAGAGCAGTGCATTGTGAGTGCCTTTCGTCACACCCTTCCCCGCGATCGCTATCCCCTTTGCTTTGTACATTTGCAAGTTCCGCCCAGCGAGATCGATTGGAATCGCCATCCCGCCAAGGCCGAAATTTACTTGCGATCGATGAGCGACTGGCAGCAAGCCATCGTTGAGGCAATTGATCAAGCGCTGCGGTTGGGTTCAGTAACATTACCAGACTCTGCCTATGCTACCCGTGTCGGCCACCTAATTGAAACCGCCGATCGGAAAGTGACCGAAGGCGCAGGGCAATATCGCGCCAGTTCCTCTAAACCACCAAAACCAGACACCGACGCACTTTCTGATTCCCTGGCTTCCTCCCTTCCTCCCGCTTCTCTGAAAGCCGTGGCTCAAGTCCACAACATGTACATCCTGGCCGAGCATCCGGCGGGAGTTTGGCTTGTAGAGCAGCACATCGCCCACGAGCGGGTTTTGTATGAGCAACTCTGCCAGCGCTGGGAACTGGTGGCTCTCGATCCGCCCCTGATTTTGCATCAACTTTCCGCTGCCCAGCTTGAGCAACTTCAGCGCCTTGGAATATCGGTTGAACCATTTGGCGAGCAGCTTTGGGCGGTGCGATCGGCTCCAGAACCGTTGGCCCCTCGATCGGACTGTGCCGATGCCCTACTGGAACTCAGCTTGGGAGGCAATTTAGATGCTGCCCTTGTAGCGACCGCCTGCCGCACCGCTATTCGCAATGGGACGCCCCTCTCGCTCTCCGACATGCAAGACCTGCTCGATCGCTGGCAGCAAACCCGCCACCCGCGCACCTGTCCGCATGGTCGCCCTATCTATTTACCCCTAGCAGAAACCAGTCTATCTCGCTTCTTTCGTCGCCACTGGGTGATTGGTAAAAGCCACGGAATTTAA
- a CDS encoding alpha-amylase encodes MANTFQTLQKRFQAIGKNLTPEVLDQSVRTLKEWLEQNYPQVAQRQATGDYNGTMMQWFHWYIPPDGTHWNQLKQSAPDLAKAGISALWLPPASKANGGGYDVGYGIYDLFDLGEFDQKGTVRTKYGTKDEYLAAVQAAHQAGLQVYADVVFNHKMGGDAEEEFEAIPFDFNDRNRPLGDARTIKSWTRFDFPGRGDKYSSMKWHWWHFDSVDYNGYDPGYRAVYRMKDKNFEDKVDLQGGNYDYLMGCDLDVNHPEVRGELKYWGEWLLDTVGIDGFRLDAIKHINGDFFVDWLEHLEHYAKRSLFCVGEYWTEDFATLSWYIGNAGGRLSLFDAPLHYNFHRASKAGGYYDMRSILDNSLMKNLPLFAVTLVENHDTQPLQALESPVESWFKPLAYAIILLRGEGYPCIFYPDYYGAHYRDKGRDGNEYEIWLESHKWIIDRLLFARKHFAYGPQYDYFDHPDIIGWTRLGNEHHPRAMAVIMSDGPGGSKWMEVGKPNATFYDITESVKEPIQTNEHGWGEFRCNGGSVSVWLEQQSLRSKLSELLSPLGISL; translated from the coding sequence ATGGCTAACACATTTCAAACCCTCCAGAAGCGGTTTCAAGCGATCGGTAAAAACTTAACTCCAGAAGTCTTAGATCAATCAGTTCGCACCTTAAAAGAATGGCTAGAGCAAAACTATCCACAAGTGGCCCAGCGCCAAGCCACAGGAGACTATAACGGCACAATGATGCAGTGGTTCCATTGGTACATTCCCCCCGATGGCACGCACTGGAATCAGTTGAAACAAAGCGCCCCAGATTTAGCCAAAGCAGGGATTTCTGCCCTATGGCTACCACCTGCCTCGAAAGCCAACGGGGGTGGGTATGATGTCGGCTATGGCATTTATGACTTGTTTGATTTGGGTGAATTCGATCAAAAGGGCACTGTGCGCACCAAGTACGGCACCAAGGATGAATACCTAGCAGCAGTGCAGGCTGCTCATCAAGCCGGATTACAGGTTTATGCCGATGTGGTTTTTAACCACAAAATGGGAGGAGATGCCGAAGAAGAATTTGAAGCGATTCCCTTCGATTTCAACGATCGCAACCGACCGTTAGGCGATGCGCGAACCATCAAATCCTGGACACGATTTGACTTCCCAGGTCGAGGTGATAAGTACTCTAGCATGAAGTGGCACTGGTGGCACTTTGACTCGGTAGACTACAACGGCTATGACCCTGGCTATCGCGCTGTTTATCGCATGAAAGATAAAAACTTTGAAGACAAAGTAGACCTGCAAGGCGGCAACTATGATTACCTCATGGGTTGTGATCTAGATGTGAATCATCCCGAAGTGCGGGGCGAATTGAAGTATTGGGGCGAATGGTTGCTAGATACAGTGGGGATAGATGGGTTTCGCCTCGATGCCATCAAGCACATCAATGGAGATTTCTTCGTAGATTGGTTGGAGCATCTAGAACACTACGCCAAGCGCAGTTTGTTCTGTGTGGGCGAATACTGGACAGAGGATTTCGCCACCTTAAGTTGGTACATCGGTAATGCGGGAGGGCGACTGAGTTTGTTTGATGCACCATTGCACTACAACTTCCACCGGGCTAGTAAAGCCGGGGGCTATTACGACATGCGATCGATTCTGGATAATTCGCTGATGAAAAATCTGCCTCTGTTTGCCGTCACGCTGGTAGAAAATCACGACACGCAACCGCTGCAAGCCCTGGAATCCCCCGTAGAATCCTGGTTTAAGCCGTTAGCCTACGCCATAATTTTGCTGCGGGGCGAGGGCTATCCCTGTATTTTCTATCCTGATTATTACGGGGCTCACTATCGAGATAAAGGGCGTGACGGCAACGAGTACGAAATTTGGCTGGAATCCCACAAATGGATCATCGATCGCCTATTGTTTGCCCGCAAGCACTTTGCCTATGGGCCACAATATGATTATTTTGATCACCCGGATATTATTGGCTGGACGCGCCTCGGCAATGAGCACCATCCCAGAGCCATGGCTGTGATTATGAGCGATGGGCCCGGCGGCAGCAAGTGGATGGAAGTCGGCAAACCCAACGCCACTTTCTATGACATTACCGAAAGCGTCAAAGAACCGATTCAAACCAACGAGCACGGCTGGGGTGAGTTTCGCTGCAACGGTGGCTCGGTTTCGGTGTGGCTCGAACAACAATCCCTGCGATCGAAACTCTCGGAACTGCTGTCGCCGCTGGGCATTTCCTTGTAA
- a CDS encoding type II toxin-antitoxin system HicA family toxin, producing the protein MATLLMPALKKLLTEAGCSFERQGKGDHEIWYSPMTDRRFVVDGSIKSRHTANAVLKQAGLPKAF; encoded by the coding sequence ATGGCTACATTGCTCATGCCTGCGCTCAAAAAACTGTTGACAGAAGCAGGTTGTTCTTTTGAACGTCAAGGTAAAGGAGACCACGAAATCTGGTACAGCCCAATGACCGATCGGCGGTTTGTGGTAGACGGCTCGATTAAATCTCGTCACACGGCAAATGCTGTCCTCAAACAGGCAGGACTACCCAAGGCGTTCTAA